The window attaaaatagcatttttggCCTCCAGTTTTGCTATTTCTCCTCTAATTGTCAATATTGCTTGTTCTGTGCTCATTttaagtttgtttatttgttgactttctaatttttaacaatgtatatacttatttcatattttattaatataatataatgtaatgtagggaatattatttttccagtgacTACTTTAGTTGCATCCCACAATTTTTGGCATGATGTTTCATCCttatcattattttcatgtaactaatattttctctattttgctcTTTGACCCATTTGGTATTTAGGATTTCATGATTGTCTGAGTctggttttttgtgtgtgttcctTGAActggttattatttttgttgcattatgatctataaaagatatattatttatgattttttacatttatttgcaaCATCTCTCTGTTTTAAGACATGGTAAAATGTGGTAAAAAGTCCTtgagaattgtgtgtgtgtaaaatgtatTTTAGTAATCCCAATTTGAATAAGGTGCCAGAAGTCTTTTAGCTTTAGTGGGTGTTTTTGTGTATACATATccgtgtgtgtttgtgtgtgtgtgtgtgtgtgtatatatatatatatatatatatgtgtgtgtgtgtgtatatatatatatatatatatatatgtgtgtatatatatatgtatgtatgtatgtattcttcttttaaaatttttcaatcaACAAAACTCCAAGCTTTCCTTCTCCCCATTATTTCTCCCATTTgaggatgaaagaaaaattaaaacctttttaCAAACATGTTTAGCCAAGGAAAAGAAATTTCTGCATTgaccatgtcaaaaaaaaaaagtattctttactTTGaatcctttaattttctttgtcttttttgtattttttcctcctagttctattcacttccctctgcatcagttcatgtctttccagacgtatgaaaccatccccttcattatttcttatagcacaataatattccatcacacacacacacacacacacacaacttattcaaccattgcTTAATTTACAGACACCCCCTCAGAAagagctattaatattttttgtgtatCCTCATGGCTTGTTTTGCTTGGAGTACTAATCCTTCCTTTAATCTACTTTTCATtctgtttcctattttttccctctttccttcctaatATTCttttgagtgaaatgtatttgCTGTGTCCAaatgagtgagtgtgtgtatatgtgtgtcttgccagtgtattttttcattctttgatgaATCCAAAGGAGATTGAGGTTCAAGTGTCAATCACTTGACTCAacccttttcccttatttttataaagatcTGTTTGCACATCTTGGCTATGTAAGATAATTTCCCCTAACcaatttctcctctccctccacagtatgtttttcttttcctctctttccattaTTCCCTTTAGATCACTGAGTGATAACAAAACTACTACTTGTTCAAAAATTTGagttgtttctaattctttgtgatcccatttgagtttttttggcaaagacactagaatggtttgccatttctttctctgaaaactgtaTCTTACCTAATTAGACTTCACTTACAAACTCTGATCATGGTAGGACTCAGAAGAGGACACATCATCTCTCTCTGTATTATAATGTTAGGAAATTATCCTTATTTAATCTATTACAGGTATGCAAtcctatttaactttttatttttcttttaacttctgtGTTTTGAATTTAAaggttttctttgtaactttttcatcaggaatgcttagaaatcatttaattaattaaaggttACCCCTGTAGCACTATGTTTAGTTTTTTGGAGTAAGCTCTCTAGATTATCATATTCCAATTTCTCTGGTGCTTTATAGTGGTAATTATTATATTGGATATGAACCGTGGTTCTCCtccttgaattcttttctttctgaagacTTGTGGTAGTTTTCATTTACCTGGGAGTTCTGGATTTTCCCTAAAAAGTTCCAGTgaatttcattttgggatttattTCAGGAGCAGGCcagtcttttctttctcattttacttgTCTCTGTGGTTCTAAGAGATCTGGACAGAGTGAggtttcccccctttttaaagattgcttgaaaaatgatgtcatcacctttttttttcttcttctttttttttttttttggtcatggcgtTATATTATTCTTAAGCATATTTCTCCTCAATCCGTTTTCTAAGTTTGTTGGTCACatttcattctattattttcagtcttttgactgttttaaatttcttgctgtttcttgtagtttttggtttcttttttatcctaattttcaaggagtttattgtTTGgtattgtgtgtttttttttttttaatctgttaatcccccttattctttctttcataacttATTTCACCACAATTTTTTCCTGTAATATTAATTGcgtttataaacattttaactcTTGTAAAAATTCTTGCTTTATCTCCTTCAGGAATTCTAGTTGGATTTGTACCCAGCTTGTgggttgttattttgttttttaggtttttctCATACATGTTTTGAAGTCGTTATCTTCTTTGGCCATTGTATTTTGAACTTTCCTGTTATCATGGTAACTTTAtgataagattctttttttgtttatttattcttccAGTTCATTTATTCCTGACTTTAAACTTGGTGTTAGGGCTAGGCTCAGTACATTTTTGGGAGGAAAGTTCTAGGCCGGTCCTGTTGCTTCCTTAAGCTATTGAGTATTACTTCAGCTTTGGGGCAGCTCAGGGTTTTGGCATATTTTCAGTGCTTCTCAAGTGGTCTCAACTGGCAGAATCTGATTGCTACAAGGCAGCCTTGTTCTGCAAGTTACTGACCTGGATTTTAGAAACATTGTAGACTTCTGTCAACTCTTACCTCTAGCATTTGGGAATTTCTGCTAGTTGAAAGTGTCACAATTGTAAGGTCCAGGATTCctgatctggtttttcttttgcAGGCTTCAAACGTGGATAGAGAAGCTTGACCCTCATCTGCTTTgggggtgatggtggtggtggaggtCAAAGCTATGCAGTGGTTGATAATTAGCTCCTTTCCTGTATTTCCTATATCCTTCAACTGGTTCTTACCCTAAAAGGTCACTCCTAGTTACAGGTTAcctcctcatttcttttcaatcTGTGAACTAGAATTTAGTGTATGGGCAAAAGAGAGGACAATTAATATCTGTTCCTGTTAGCAGTGCCCAGGTATAGTTCTGGATTCTTAACCATTCTCATGTATCCTTTCTTTTTGTGGAGCAACTTGAGcagttattttcctttgtttaccATTAACTTGATTTGGGTATATTTCCTGTCCTTGACTACCTCCATCCCTTTATATGTACCTTCCCAGTATATAGTTTAATCTCACAGAATCCTTTGATTAAAACGTATGGTGGTGGCAATAggtcttttttcttcattattgtcagttttcctattttattttaatttttttcttcatgtgtactttgagaaaaaaaagtcttttcagttttcagtttctctttttaaaaaatcctgagTATCTTTAtatttcaagatttttaaaaagtactttctaAGCAAGGGataattggttttgttatttGTGCTTTCCTTGGTAGTCATAGTTGAATAATCTGCTCAtgtatgcttttttaaaaagtaatatttcatGTGCTTCTCTTTTACTGAATGCCTATCTTTTTGATTGAATATGAGGCTCAGGATTTTAGAGTATTGTCATTTGGGGTTGCATCTTGAacttcaattttcaaaatatattattccaCTTTTTTGGTGGATATAGAACTCTTGCgttatttgaatttaatttcctttatgtTTGAAGATCTTCCTCCAGGTCACTTGTAGAACTTTTTTGTCTTATCAGGTTTTTGTATGAGATATAGGATCTTTAATGATCTTAGCACATCTGTCTTTAAGATTGTTGTGTTTTACTtataaaaagatcatttttttcttttaatgtttttgcttcttttttttcagggagttcTTCATTATAATTGTATTCCCAATcagttctctctcctttttttgggggtggggggagaactGAGCCATTGTAGAttaaagtttttctattttgcttattCTTTCTTCTGGGCAGATGAGAGAAAATGccatttattccctttttatttcacAGTTTTGAGTTCTTTCTTGAagcattttggaatattttaagtTCTAAGCTGTCTTGGAAATCCACAGGATCCTGTTTTTCCTCAGGTGGTTGTTCAGTTCTCTTTATCCTGCAATATATATTTAGTGGTACTTGAAAACATTTAGATAGCTTTCCATCTCTTTGTATTCTTATTGATTTATTAGTGCTGTCAGTTTTTACCTGACTTTTCTTTCCCCTGAAGTCTTTTGTCAGTTTAGCCTTTCACCCTTCATATTCTGTTACTCACTTTTCTGACTCCTTTAAAAGAGATATAGAACTCAAAGCTGTTTCAGTCGCCTTTAGTGAAGAATTCATATTATTTGGACTTAGCTCTATTTCTGTCACAGTGATTTGTAGGGCGTGAAGTATATGGGCATAGATGGTTGCCAGTCACCTTTCTTTCAGGCCTTATATAGTGGTGTGTACTGTTGTTCCTTCTCCTCATTCTCCCCAGTTTCTTTGTTCTTTAGTTCTGTGAATAGGTGCAACTACAGTCTATTATATCTCCACCTTATTAGCAGGTGACTGGGCAAAAGTGATCTACTCTTTGTTGCTACATAATGGTGTCATAACAACATGTCGGTATGTTGAGAGAGGCTTCGGTGAATGTGTAAAAGTTATAAGTTCTAGACAGAATTTTTCTCCACTGGGAATCCATAGGACTTTTATATTGCTATACTTTCTGGTATTTCCACGTATGGGAATAGCTGTAATTTCTCTATCTTTGGTACATAATTTCtcattgggtttgtttgtttacttttcagGTTAACAGGGACTAAATAAAGTGTTTAGTTTTCTATTATATTGTCATTTGATCTGTAAGTCTTTACATTTTTATCCTTAAATGCTCTTGAGGTGATTGTTGGATCTCTTGCTGAGATCTTTAAAGTAGATTTCcctctcatttgcttttttctctatgaaacaatttttaaaataatgatccaATCAtcctttgtaagattttgtaagTGAATTTGTATTCCATTGGCCACCTCTTTACTTGgtaattatgttaaatatttactaaggtgATTTCTGTACTCGTTTAGTTTTATTGTTGTGGCAATCGATTCATACTAAGATCTGGATAAAATTGGTAATGATGTAATTTTTGTTGTCCATTTCCTATTCTAATCTTGGCACAGAGGTGACCCTGACTTCTTGAAGACTAGTCCAGTGGATGCCAAACTCTGTCAGGTTCTCCTCTGTTGGTAGGACTTTTGGTCTAATTGTGACAGTAGGATGAATGCTTTCTGAGCATGAGCTTAGCTAAGCAGGCTCCCCACAAGGAATCTGATTAAGATGATTGTTTCTTGTATGTGGCAACCCATGAAACAGAAAATGACTCAGTGCCTCAGACTTTTTTGTCTTCTGCATCTACAATAATAGCAGACTGgtagaaatgggaaaagaggatGCTAGAAACAAAGTTTCTAAAATGTCAAACTGTTCATTTAGTTAGTTATTGGTACTTTAAATGTTAGATTCTCACCTAGTGACCAACAAGGTGTGGGGGATAGACATATTACTGGAGAAATGGAATCAAGCAGTCTTTCTAATTTCTCTATAAATTAAACCAGAACAAATAAGGAGactgttttataaaatgaaaatgtagtACTGTAGATGAGCCTGCAGTCAGAAAACTCTCAGGTTCAGACATAtacttagttgtgtgatcctgcgtaagtcacttcaccctagtTTGCTtagttactcatctgtaaaatgagctggagaagggaacggcaaactccagtatctctgccacacaaactctaaatggggttatgaagagtcagacatgaatgaaacatGAACAGGAGTTACATTCCTTGAAGTGACTCCCCTTTGAGACATACATTATTATCAGATGTTCATGTACGACTGGGAACATTTTTCATAGACTATTTGGTTATCTTGTAGTACTTGTAATAACTATATACAAAAACCATGAAAATAAATGACAGTGTATTCAACAAcatcctttttgttgttggtgagatggaaaatttttttaagtacGTGAATCCTATAAAGGaaattaacatatacttttaaatttggaaacttcattaaaaggggggagaggagaggagggttAGGATGGTGAGAATAAGTGGGAAAATGTGACTAAGAGAAGGTATGAGAGAATTGACACAATTCATTACTGATCTGTTTAATCAAGCAGATCTTGAATTTGAATTATTGTATATAAATCAGCTTTTAATAAATTgccttaaatgttttattaacttgtgatttcaaaattatttctgtcTATCAATAACTCATTTGCTGATTCTAGtcaggtcacttaacctttcagtgccaCATTCTAGGTGTCAATAcatatttgtaatttgtaatataTAATTGATGGAGGAAATTTTCTCATTGGAAGATAACTATTCTAGTGATTCACaggttattaaataattttttttattaaataattatttaaataataaaaacacttattaaataataaaaatgtagttTTGTAGAAAgaatgtcaaaataatttttcttaactcTTCTTGGTCtgtaataaaactgaatttttatgTCCATATACACAGTCAGTCATATCAAGGATCCTCTTCTTGACCCTTTATAAATGATCATCTGTATGTAATGATATACCAGATGCTCCGCTTTCATTGTGGTTAGCACCCTAATTTCTTAACTGTCTTTATCCAGTAGAGTTTAGCACGAACATGCTTAATCAGAAAAGGAGAGTTCAGAAACTCAGTACATTCAAATTCAAAACCTCCTTGGGAAATAAAGTAGTAAAGGAAGTTCAAAAAGTGAAGTTTTGGAGATTTCATTATTGAATGGCATCAAAATTATTAGGTACCTATGAATTTCTCAGGGAAGAGCTATAAATAGGTACCTATTCACTTATTTTTGTGAAGAGAATTTATTATTGAGTGTGATTTTTATGAGacaattttttcaataaaaacagGCATTGTTAAATGCCTGATATTTCCAGGCACAATGATAGGTGTTGGTGataaaaacatatgcaaaaaagaaatttttacccATAAGGAGCTTATTAACATGCTGTCAGAGAGGATAGCATGTACgcatgtgcatacatataaagataaatatacatacatactttatATACTTACAGTATAGcacatacatatagaataaatgcaaagtagaTTGTGTGAGGTAGTGGTGAGTAAGTGATGCACATTCTCTTTGTGGAGGATTGCCAGTGCAGAGGCCTAGGGTTAAGAATAGGACTACCATaccaaagaaaagaggaaaggccATCTCATCCATAGGGGGAAGCTAAGGAGTAATGTTGTCAAGGAGTTTTGcaataagaaagaggaaaagggagctTCTAGTCAATGGCTTCCTTCTCAAATTTCTCAGCAAAATATGAAGGAGCTCTTGAGTTAAAAATGTGGGGAGGAACATGTGGAAGATGAGAGAAAATGATTTGGAATGTTTATGTGGGGAGTGAAGAAAGTAATTAACAATTGTCTTGTTGCAATGAAAGCTCAGTTGTGGAGTTAGAGAAATTTTTCGTGAACCTTGTCAGTATGGTTGTGACTTCCTCTAGTTCTATAGAATACcatgtgatttagacataaagtagGTAGGTAGTAGGAGTGATTTGGGGCTGGGGTTTGGCATCGAGTTAGTATGCATGGGGGAAATAGACAGTGATGCAAGGAATGTCttaggctcatagatttagagctgaaagggagctTCAGAGCCTTCAAATCAGTCTCTCAGCTCATAGACAGTAAGGGGAGAGGGCCAGACAACTGGTTCTCTTTGCTGATATGTTACCCGTACTTAGATTTGAGTGCGGTCCCAGGTCTCAGTCCTAGGGCAAGCAAGCATGAGTACACAAGGTTTGTAGTTGCAGAAGAGCTGGGATCAGGGGTGGAAAAGAATGCTTGTGTTCACGCACAGGCCAGGAGAGTGGCAAATTTACCTCTGCCTAGATCGTATAACCCTGGAAGAACCAAAAACTAACAGGTCCCCGGAATTATCtctgaaaagagctgccacagaatacctgaagcttgggacagtgccaccTCCATTCTGGAAGCAGAGCCCCACTTTTAGAATAGAGTTAAAAAGTCAGGAAATAGGCTAGGGAAATCgagcaaaaattagaaaaagatcacgttaagtaagagaggtagaagaaagaaaacttgggAAGAGCAGAGAGCAGTATAAgaatatcatgaaaaaaagtcaGCTTGATAAAGGagaacaaaaaatactgaagaaaatacttaataaaaatagaaCAGGACAAATGGTAAAAGGCACAAGAATCTAATGAAcagaagaatgccttgaaaagtgGAAAAAGATTGTTTCATGGGGTGTTTATAGTACATTACTGTAAAATTTGGGTTGTTTGGCTCTGTGTCATCTGTTGACCTTTGCATATTGCTTATTTTCTGTAAAActcaaaattcctatttaattttttatgctgacCTGCAATATATCAAAACTTTAGTGAGAAAAGTTACAGGGTACAAGGGATTACtctacaaaaattcattgaagtgaaaaattacttaaatagcagaattgaccaaatggaaaaacagCATAAAAATTCGTTGgagaaaaaagttctttttaaaaaaagtagaattaaccaaatggaaaaggagctgtagaaaagctcactgaagaagcTAATTCCTTaggcaagtggaaactaatgactttgtgagattATCAAGAAGTAAAacaaccaaaagaataaaaaaagatataaaaatgtgaaatatctcattagaaaagcaactgacctggaaataaatccaggagaaacaatttttaaaaaattactaccccccaaaaagagcctagacatcatcttttaagaaattaaggaaaagtgccttaatattctagaaccagagaataaaatagtaattgaaagaattcactgattacctcctgaaagagatcccagaatgaaaactcccagggaTGTTATTTAGCTAAATTCTGGAGTTCCCAGGTCAAGGTGAAAATTGTTCTAATCAGCCAAAAAGGCACAATTCAAATACTGTGGAGCCACAAAGTGGCTTTCAATCCAGTGGGTAAATGAgcttaggattacaaccaaaaatcacttaCCAGCAATACTAGTTATagtctagggggaaaaaaggataatcATTGAAATAGAAGGCTTATAGAGGATTTTCAAGATTTCCTGATTGAAAAGAtgagagctgaatagaaaatctgactttcaaatacaacaCTTAAGAGAACAATAAgatgataaagaagggaaaggaattatAAGAGATTCAATAAGATTTAGTACATGGGAAAATCATACTTGGAACTTAAACTTGTGATTGTTATGGCAGAAGTATACATGGATAGATGGATGGCATGGGTGTGAACTGAATATGCTGGGATGATTATCTGCAAAAGTGATAAGGAAGAATATACTGAAAGGTAGAAtaggaggggaagagaatgggAGAAGAAAGGGCAGATTTAGGAAGGTAAAAGATTTGAGAATTTAtaaggtgaaaggaaagagaatagtgtaaacaaggggaaaataggatggaaagaaatacatCGTAATCATAACTAAAATTTTTTCCAGTAAGTTTCTtgaataaagacttcatttctcaaatatatagagaactgagtcctatttatatattgatatatggtTAGGGATAATGGATAGAGGATCATTTATAGAGTTAGGAGGTATAAGGTTTAAATTCTACCTTTAAGTATATACTTTGGGGAAGTCACAACTTTTAAGTGTCATAGATTTCAGGTTAcagaatgggagaagaaaaactCATTCTGCATTAGTATAAGAGTATTTTGAAAGTAGTAGTTTCTCttgctgatgaaatcatagatctaggccaggggaaaaaagggagaatgtAGGGAATGATTGATTATAGAGGTAGCTTGTTATGGTGGGGTAGAGTTctgaccttggaatcaggaattcaaataattttaaaaagtgtttattaaattcctacttttAAACTCTGGGGATAAGTTAGCTTAGATTCTACTCGGGGGGAAAAAGTTTCCCATGGGAAACTGTGGGCAATTCACTTAGCTGCAAACATCTCTGTAATGttataaattgtatataaaatgtacataaatTGTAGATAGGGTCAGAAACTGATAAATGGTTCTTATTTGGGAGgacaaatatttgaaatgttcTCATTGGATAGGACTGGGTAGAGCTTGAGATATGTTGTATAATCTTGGAGAAGTTGGGTCACCTTTATACCATGATTGTTATTGAGATTGTGAAACTTTAGTTTTCTCTTCATGAGATATAGAACCCTAAGCATCTGTAATACTGGGGCAGAAATTTAGAATAGGTGGAACATATAAGAAACTTGTTACTACTACATTTTGGTGACTACTACATTTTGGTgactacattttgtttttatgaacCCATGGAGGCCACACGATATAATGGAATGAGACAGCTTAAAAACTATAATGAATGCTGTGTTTACTGCATGCTCTTACTTTAaaccttttcttaatctttttacaTAGAAATCGCAACTATGAATGAAGAAAATCTAGATGTAACAAATGGATGCAGCAAAGTTCGAACTGGTACTCAGAATGAAGCAGCCTTGTTAGCTTTAATGGAAAAAACTGGTTACAACATGGTGCAAGAAAATGGACAAAGGAAATTTGGTGGGCCACCACCAGGTGAGATTTTGTGTACCAAATCTTTTTGATCTTATGCTTTAGGCCTTCAGGTTGTGACTGCCTTCTTGCTCTGTACAAGTGTCTTCagcagaaattttctttttttagccgCCTTAGTTGTCATGTTtgattgggaaagaaaaacatgTTCCTGAATATTCTTCTCTATAACTTTTTCAGATTTAATCTATCAGTTCTATGCTATTTTAAAAGACCAGCTTTGATGGATAGGGTAATAATGGGAAATCAACTCTGTTGTAATGATAGGAACTGCTAATTTAGAAGCATAAAAAAATCAGGGAATTGTCAGGTTTCTTAACAGGTTATCTGATCTCTATAGATTAGGTCTTTCCTGAAAGATCAGGACTCACAGAGacttaactgacttgcctaggaccATAAAGGCTATTAAAGGGCAGAGCTAGATTTCAAACTCACCTTTTCTAGGTCCCTTTTTTTGGTCACTCATATTTTGAGAGGAGTTGGCAACTTTGGGAATTTGACTGAATTGGCAGTGGATATTGGAACTGAAAATGGATTAGTAAAGCCAAGGAATAGATAGCTATCTTTCAGTAACAAACCTATAAACAATTATGATACCTTCCTTGAAAATTATGCTTTCCTTTCAGGTTGGGAAGGTCCACCTCCACCTAGAGGGTGTGAAGTTTTTGTAGGAAAGATACCTCGTGATATGTATGAAGATGAATTAGTTCCTGTTTTTGAAAGAGCTGGAAAGATATATGAATTCCGACTTATGATGGAGTTTAGTGGTGAAAATCGAGGATATGCTTTTGTGATGTATACAACTAAAGAAGAAGCCCAATTAGCCATTAGAATTCTTAATAATTATGAGATTCGTCCAGGGAAATTTATTGGTGTGTGTGTAAGTTTAGATAATTGCAGATTATTTATTGGAGCTattcccaaagaaaagaaaaaagaagaaatactggATGAAATGAAGAAAGTTACAGAAGGAGTCGTAGATGTCATTGTTTATCCAAGTGCAACTGATAAAACCAAAAATCGTGGTTTCGCATTTGTAGAGTATGAGTCCCATAGAGCTGCTGCCATGGCAAGAAGAAAACTTATTCCAGGTGAACAAatcattgttttggtttttatttatttatttattcattcttaatCTGGAACTGTGATTTCAAAGGGGTAGACAACTACTggtgagaaaattctctctcaggGCAGGTCAATAAGtattcttcatcttaaaatttatAGAGCTTACCTGGGACACTGAAAGATAAAGTGACTTCTTCAGGCTTATGTAGGTAAAATGTGTCAGAAGTAGGACTTAAATGTAGATCTGACTTTAAGCTTCTCTATTATGTGTTTTACACTtttgctgaggaaaaaaaatcaatttttaaagtagattttctaaaggaaaattGTTATAGATGTCAAATGATatatcctcatttttttaaacataaaagataCTGCTTTTGAGGTAAATTTTGTAAAAGCACATAAAGTATTTCAGACGActtagaattatattttaaaagttaagcaGGCCATTCATTACAAGAGGaaacaatttgtaaaaaaaaatgcttttgataATTTCACATTTAAACAATACACATTACTTGAATTTCTCTCTTAAGGATGAAACTTAAATATGGAGCTTGAAAAATATGAAGgtcaatatttaatatattgacAAACAATTTCAAACTAAATAGGCCcaatttggattttatttaaatagaaaaaaattgtttcaggATTTCAATATTTCACATATATCAGCTTCTCCTTCTTTGGGAGTAATTAGTCAAAACTTTGATCTTTCTTTTGTCCATTTTAATTTTGCCTATTAGTGAGTATTATTTCTAACTTTTACAGGCACATTCCAGCTTTGGGGCCACACTATACAGGTAGATTGGgcagatccagagaaagaagttgaTGAAGAAACAATGCAGAGAGTTAAAGTTTTATATGTAAGAAATTTAATGATCTCTACCACAGAGGAAACAATTAAAGCAGAATTCAACAAATTCAAACCAGGTGCTGTTGAAAGGGTGAAGAAACTCAGAGATTatgcttttgttcattttttcaatcGAGAAGATGCGGTGGCTGCTATGTCTGTGATGAATGGAAAATGTATTGATGGAGCAAGTATTGAAGTAACACTGGCCAAACCAGTAAATAAAGAAAGCACTTGGAGACAGCATCTCAATGGTCAAATTAGCCC of the Sarcophilus harrisii chromosome 6, mSarHar1.11, whole genome shotgun sequence genome contains:
- the RBM46 gene encoding probable RNA-binding protein 46 isoform X6, producing MNEENLDVTNGCSKVRTGTQNEAALLALMEKTGYNMVQENGQRKFGGPPPGWEGPPPPRGCEVFVGKIPRDMYEDELVPVFERAGKIYEFRLMMEFSGENRGYAFVMYTTKEEAQLAIRILNNYEIRPGKFIGVCVSLDNCRLFIGAIPKEKKKEEILDEMKKVTEGVVDVIVYPSATDKTKNRGFAFVEYESHRAAAMARRKLIPGTFQLWGHTIQVDWADPEKEVDEETMQRVKVLYVRNLMISTTEETIKAEFNKFKPGAVERVKKLRDYAFVHFFNREDAVAAMSVMNGKCIDGASIEVTLAKPVNKESTWRQHLNGQISPNSENLLVFANKEEGHQKTLGKPPSLPARLNGQHSPSPPEIERCTYPFFPGTKLTPISMYSLKSNHFNSAVMHLDYYCNKNNWAPPEYYLYSTTSQDGKVLLVYKIVIPAIANGSQSYFMPDKLCTTLEDAKELAAQFTLLHLVSSCYLREGLTRSSRGQKTGNTISSAWTCVGEFGENKLRDYNFRRSSVNSISPVSATLSSGTPSVLPYTSRPYSYPSYPLSPTISLANGSHVGQRLYISNQASFF
- the RBM46 gene encoding probable RNA-binding protein 46 isoform X2 encodes the protein MNEENLDVTNGCSKVRTGTQNEAALLALMEKTGYNMVQENGQRKFGGPPPGWEGPPPPRGCEVFVGKIPRDMYEDELVPVFERAGKIYEFRLMMEFSGENRGYAFVMYTTKEEAQLAIRILNNYEIRPGKFIGVCVSLDNCRLFIGAIPKEKKKEEILDEMKKVTEGVVDVIVYPSATDKTKNRGFAFVEYESHRAAAMARRKLIPGTFQLWGHTIQVDWADPEKEVDEETMQRVKVLYVRNLMISTTEETIKAEFNKFKPGAVERVKKLRDYAFVHFFNREDAVAAMSVMNGKCIDGASIEVTLAKPVNKESTWRQHLNGQISPNSENLLVFANKEEGHQKTLGKPPSLPARLNGQHSPSPPEIERCTYPFFPGTKLTPISMYSLKSNHFNSAVMHLDYYCNKNNWAPPEYYLYSTTSQDGKVLLVYKIVIPAIANGSQSYFMPDKLCTTLEDAKELAAQFTLLHLVSSCYLREGLTRSSRGQKTGNTISSAWTCVGEFGENKLRGPF